From Peromyscus maniculatus bairdii isolate BWxNUB_F1_BW_parent chromosome 19, HU_Pman_BW_mat_3.1, whole genome shotgun sequence, the proteins below share one genomic window:
- the Pcdhb2 gene encoding protocadherin beta-2 has protein sequence MEAAEEMERVLKKRQVLLFFVLLGIAQAGSTLRRYSVEEEAENGFFVANLLKDLGLEVDELAARGPRVISKGKKLNLEFNRQTGDLLLREKLDREELCGPAEPCVVPFQVLLGNPLQIFQAELQIRDINDHSPVFLDKEIILKISEMTASGTTFLIEPAQDIDVGSNSLQTYTISPNFYFHLKLQDSPDGTVLPQLVLDRVLDREEQSEIRLTLTAIDGGSPPRSGTALVLIEVLDINDNVPTFSKFRYEVQVPENSPVGSQVATVSARDLDIGDYGKIAYAFSQATEDIRKTFRMNATSGEILLAKLLDFESIQTYTVYVQATDGGGLSGSSVVFVQVMDLNDNPPELTMSTFTNHIPENSPETIIAVFSVADPDSGDNGKMVCSIPEDLPFILKPSVENFYTLMTNTALDRETRSQYNITITITDLGTPRLTTQHTITVQVSDVNDNAPAFTQTSYILFVQENNSPALHIGTVSATDSDSGSNAHITYSLLPTHDPQLALSSIISINAENGQLFALRALDYEALKIFEFHVVATDQGSPALSSQALVRVLVLDANDNAPFVLYPLQNASAPCTELLPRAAEPGYLVTKVVAVDRDSGQNAWLSFQLLKATEPGLFSVWAHNGEVRTARLLSERDAPKHRLLLVVKDNGDPPRSASVTLHVLLVNGFSQPYLPLPEVARDPAQDEDALTLYLVIALASVSSLFFLSVLLFVGVRLCRRARAASLGGCSVPEGHFPGHLVDISGTGTLSQSYQYEVCLTGDSGTTDFKFLKPVIPNFFLQSSERKNDTNASCRNSFEFS, from the coding sequence ATGGAGGCTGCAGAGGAAATGGAGCGAGTCCTGAAAAAAAGGCAAGTCCTGCTGTTCTTTGTTTTGCTGGGCATAGCTCAGGCTGGGTCCACTCTTAGGCGCTACTCAGTGGAGGAGGAAGCGGAGAATGGCTTTTTTGTGGCCAATTTGTTAAAGGACCTGGGGCTAGAGGTAGATGAACTTGCTGCGCGGGGACCACGAGTTATTTCCAAAGGGAAAAAATTGAACTTAGAGTTCAATAGGCAGACCGGGGATTTGTTATTAAGGGAGAAACTGGACCGGGAGGAGCTGTGCGGCCCCGCCGAACCCTGTGTGGTACCTTTCCAGGTGTTACTGGGAAATCCTTTGCAGATTTTTCAGGCTGAGCTGCAGATTAGGGACATAAATGATCATTCTCCCGTTTTTCTggacaaagaaataattttgaaaatttcagaaaTGACTGCTTCTGGAACCACTTTCCTAATAGAACCGGCTCAAGATATAGATGTAGGAAGCAACAGTCTCCAAACTTACACAATCAGCCCCAATTTCTATTTTCATCTTAAATTGCAAGACAGTCCGGATGGCACGGTATTACCACAGCTGGTTCTGGACAGAGTGCTGGATCGGGAGGAACAATCTGAAATCAGATTAACACTCACAGCGATAGATGGTGGGAGTCCACCCAGGTCTGGCACCGCACTGGTCCTTATTGAAGTCTTGGACATCAATGACAATGTCCCCACATTTTCAAAGTTTCGCTATGAGGTCCAGGTCCCAGAGAACAGTCCTGTTGGATCCCAGGTTGCTACAGTCTCTGCTAGGGATTTAGACATTGGGGACTACGGAAAAATAGCTTACGCTTTTTCCCAAGCAACTGAAGACATTCGGAAAACATTTCGAATGAATGCAACATCCGGAGAAATCCTTTTAGCAAAGCTACTGGATTTTGAATCCATCCAGACATATACAGTATATGTTCAGGCTACAGATGGTGGGGGACTTTCTGGAAGTAGTGTGGTGTTTGTTCAAGTGATGGATTTGAATGACAACCCACCAGAACTGACTATGTCCACATTTACCAATCACATCCCAGAAAACTCCCCGGAAACCATAATTGCTGTGTTCAGTGTTGCAGATCCTGACTCTGGAGACAACGGAAAAATGGTGTGCTCCATCCCAGAGGATCTTCCTTTTATTCTAAAACCCTCAGTTGAGAACTTCTACACTCTTATGACAAACACAGCCCTGGACCGGGAGACCAGATCACAGTACAacatcaccattaccatcactGATCTAGGCACACCCAGGCTCACAACACAGCACACCATAACAGTGCAGGTGTCCGATGTCAATGACAACGCCCCCGCCTTCACACAAACCTCCTACATCCTGTTTGTCCAGGAGAACAACAGCCCCGCCCTGCACATAGGCACCGTCAGCGCCACAGACTCAGACTCAGGCTCCAATGCCCACATCACATACTCGCTGCTGCCCACCCACGACCCACAGCTGGCTCTCTCCTCAATCATCTCCATCAACGCAGAAAATGGGCAGCTGTTCGCGCTCAGGGCGCTGGACTACGAGGCTCTAAAGATCTTCGAGTTCCATGTGGTCGCCACAGACCAAGGCTCTCCTGCGCTCAGCAGCCAGGCGCTGGTGCGAGTGCTGGTGCTGGACGCCAACGACAATGCGCCCTTCGTGCTCTACCCGCTGCAGAACGCCTCTGCGCCCTGCACAGAGCTGCTGCCCAGGGCGGCAGAGCCAGGCTACCTGGTCACCAAGGTGGTGGCAGTGGACCGAGACTCTGGTCAGAAtgcctggctgtccttccagCTTCTCAAGGCCACGGAGCCCGGGCTGTTCAGCGTGTGGGCTCACAATGGCGAGGTGCGCACTGCCAGGCTGCTGAGTGAGCGCGATGCTCCCAAGCACAGGCTACTTCTGGTGGTCAAGGACAATGGAGATCCTCCAAGGTCAGCCAGTGTCACTCTGCATGTGCTGCTGGTGAATGGCTTCTCTCAGCCTTACCTGCCTCTTCCAGAGGTAGCGCGCGACCCCGCCCAGGATGAGGATGCGCTCACACTGTACCTGGTCATTGCCTTGgcttctgtgtcttctctcttcttcttgtcTGTGCTGCTGTTCGTGGGGGTGAGGCTGTGCAGGAGGGCCAGGGCGGCCTCTCTGGGTGGCTGCTCTGTGCCTGAGGGACACTTTCCTGGTCACCTGGTGGATATCAGCGGCACTGGGACCCTGTCCCAGAGCTACCAATATGAGGTGTGTCTGACTGGAGACTCTGGAACCACAGATTTCAAGTTTCTGAAGCCTGTTATTCCCAACTTCTTCCTTCAGAGTTCAGAGAGAAAGAATGATACAAACGCCAGTTGCAGGAATAGTTTTGAATTCAGTTAA
- the Pcdhb3 gene encoding protocadherin beta-3 isoform X1 yields the protein MEAREEGFLKQRQVLLLFVFLGGSLAGSGSRRYSVAEEKEKGFLIANLAKDLGLRVEELAERRAQAISKGNMQYFQLSHQTGDLLLVEKLDREELCGSTEPCVLHFQILLHNPLQFITNELEVIDINDNAPEFFENAMQLKVLESSSPGTVIPLGNAVDLDVGRNGLQNYTVSPQSHFHVRTRRRRDGRKYPELVLDRALDREEQPELSLTLTALDGGSPPRSGTAQVHILILDINDNAPEFTQSLYEVQVLEKSPVGSVIVTVSASDLDAGNFGAISYVFFHASEEILKTFQLNPTTGDIQLVKALDYETINTYEVDIEAKDGGGLSGKCTVIVQVVDVNDNPPELTLSSVNSPIPENSEETVVAVFSVADLDSGDNGKATCSIQNDLPFILKPSVENFYTIVSEGALDRESRAEYNITITVTDMGTPRLTTQHTITVQVSDVNDNSPAFTQTSYTLFVQENNSPALHIGTISATDSDSGSNAHITYSLLPTHDPQLALSSIISINAENGQLFALRALDYEVLKVFEFHVGATDQGSPALSSQALVRVLVLDANDNAPFVLYPLQNASAPYTELLPRAAEPGYLVTKVVAVDRDSGQNAWLSFQLLKATEPGLFSVWAHNGEVRTSRLLSERDAPKHRLLLVVKDNGDPPRSASVTLHVLLVDGFSQPYLPLPEVARDPAQDEDVLTLYLVIALASVSSLFFLSVLLFVGVRLCRRARAASLGGCSVPEGHFPGHLVDVSGTGTLSQSYQYEVCLTGDSGTGEFKFLNPVIPNLFMEGSEREVKGSPHRRSSFVVS from the coding sequence atggaggccagagaagaggGCTTCCTTAAACAAAGGCAAGTCttgcttctctttgtttttctgggtGGGTCTCTGGCTGGGTCTGGATCTAGGCGCTATTCTGTGGCCGAGGAAAAAGAGAAGGGCTTCTTAATAGCCAATCTAGCGAAGGATCTGGGGCTCAGGGTAGAAGAACTGGCTGAAAGGAGAGCTCAGGCTATCTCCAAAGGGAACATGCAGTATTTTCAGCTCAGCCACCAGACCGGAGATTTGCTCCTGGTTGAGAAATTGGACCGGGAGGAGCTGTGCGGTTCCACAGAACCTTGTGTGCTGCACTTTCAGATATTGTTGCATAATCCTTTGCAGTTCATTACAAATGAGCTCGAGGTCATAGATATAAATGATAACGCTCCGGAGTTCTTTGAAAATGCAATGCAGCTTAAAGTCCTGGAAAGCTCCTCACCTGGGACAGTAATTCCTTTGGGAAATGCTGTGGACCTGGACGTGGGAAGAAACGGACTCCAGAACTACACGGTCTCTCCCCAGTCCCATTTCCACGTTCGCACCCGCCGTCGTAGGGATGGAAGAAAGTATCCAGAACTAGTGCTAGACAGAGCTCTGGATCGGGAGGAGCAGCCAGAGCTCAGTTTAACTCTCACAGCCCTGGATGGAGGATCCCCACCTCGGTCTGGCACTGCCCAGGTCCACATCCTGATCTTAGACATAAACGATAATGCCCCAGAATTTACACAGTCACTCtatgaggttcaagttctagagAAGAGCCCTGTTGGCTCTGTCATTGTCACGGTCTCAGCTTCTGACTTAGATGCGGGGAATTTTGGTGCAATATCCTATGTGTTTTTCCATGCTTCTGAAGAAATTCTCAAAACTTTTCAACTAAATCCCACTACTGGTGATATACAGTTAGTTAAGGCGTTGGATTACGAAACAATTAATACTTACGAAGTTGACATAGAGGCCAAAGATGGTGGTGGCCTTTCGGGAAAATGCACAGTCATAGTCCAGGTAGTTGATGTGAATGATAACCCACCAGAACTGACTTTGTCATCAGTTAACAGTCCTATCCCTGAGAATTCGGAAGAGACTGTggtggctgttttcagtgttgcTGATTTAGACTCTGGAGATAATGGTAAAGCGACCTGTTCCATCCAGAATGATCTCCCATTCATCCTGAAACCATCTGTAGAGAACTTCTACACTATAGTATCTGAGGGAgctctggacagagagagcagagctgaATACAACATCACCATCACAGTCACCGACATGGGCACACCCAGGCTCACAACACAGCACACCATAACAGTTCAGGTGTCTGACGTCAATGACAACTCTCCCGCCTTCACACAAACCTCCTACACCCTGTTTGTCCAGGAGAACAACAGCCCCGCCCTGCACATAGGCACCATCAGCGCCACAGACTCAGACTCAGGCTCCAATGCCCACATCACCTACTCTCTGCTGCCCACCCACGACCCGCAGCTGGCCCTCTCCTCAATCATCTCCATCAACGCAGAAAACGGGCAGCTGTTCGCGCTCAGGGCGCTGGACTACGAGGTCCTGAAGGTCTTCGAGTTCCACGTGGGCGCCACAGACCAAGGCTCTCCTGCGCTCAGCAGCCAGGCTCTGGTGCGAGTGCTGGTGCTGGACGCCAACGACAATGCGCCCTTCGTGCTCTACCCGCTGCAGAACGCCTCTGCACCCTATACAGAGCTGCTGCCCAGGGCGGCAGAGCCAGGCTACCTGGTCACCAAGGTGGTGGCAGTGGACCGAGACTCTGGCCAGAAtgcctggctgtccttccagCTGCTCAAGGCCACGGAGCCGGGGCTGTTCAGCGTGTGGGCTCACAACGGCGAGGTGCGCACCTCCAGGCTGCTGAGTGAGCGCGATGCTCCCAAGCACAGGCTGCTGCTGGTGGTCAAGGACAATGGAGATCCTCCAAGGTCTGCCAGTGTCACTCTGCATGTGCTGCTGGTGGATGGCTTCTCTCagccctacctgcctctgccagagGTGGCGCGCGACCCCGCCCAGGATGAGGACGTGCTCACACTGTACCTGGTCATTGCCTTGgcttctgtgtcttctctcttcttcttgtcTGTGCTGCTGTTCGTGGGGGTGAGGCTGTGCAGGAGGGCCAGGGCGGCCTCTCTGGGTGGCTGCTCTGTGCCTGAGGGACACTTTCCTGGTCACCTGGTGGATGTCAGCGGCACTGGGACCCTGTCCCAGAGCTACCAGTATGAAGTGTGTCTGACAGGAGATTCTGGGACAGGTGAGTTCAAATTCCTGAATCCGGTGATACCAAACCTGTTTATGGAAGGATCTGAGAGGGAAGTTAAGGGAAGTCCCCACCGCAGGAGTAGTTTTGTAGTCAGCTAA
- the Pcdhb3 gene encoding protocadherin beta-3 isoform X2: MEAREEGFLKQRQVLLLFVFLGGSLAGSGSRRYSVAEEKEKGFLIANLAKDLGLRVEELAERRAQAISKGNMQYFQLSHQTGDLLLVEKLDREELCGSTEPCVLHFQILLHNPLQFITNELEVIDINDNAPEFFENAMQLKVLESSSPGTVIPLGNAVDLDVGRNGLQNYTVSPQSHFHVRTRRRRDGRKYPELVLDRALDREEQPELSLTLTALDGGSPPRSGTAQVHILILDINDNAPEFTQSLYEVQVLEKSPVGSVIVTVSASDLDAGNFGAISYVFFHASEEILKTFQLNPTTGDIQLVKALDYETINTYEVDIEAKDGGGLSGKCTVIVQVVDVNDNPPELTLSSVNSPIPENSEETVVAVFSVADLDSGDNGKATCSIQNDLPFILKPSVENFYTIVSEGALDRESRAEYNITITVTDMGTPRLTTQHTITVQVSDVNDNSPAFTQTSYTLFVQENNSPALHIGTISATDSDSGSNAHITYSLLPTHDPQLALSSIISINAENGQLFALRALDYEVLKVFEFHVGATDQGSPALSSQALVRVLVLDANDNAPFVLYPLQNASAPYTELLPRAAEPGYLVTKVVAVDRDSGQNAWLSFQLLKATEPGLFSVWAHNGEVRTSRLLSERDAPKHRLLLVVKDNGDPPRSASVTLHVLLVDGFSQPYLPLPEVARDPAQDEDVLTLYLVIALASVSSLFFLSVLLFVGVRLCRRARAASLGGCSVPEGHFPGHLVDVSGTGTLSQSYQYEVCLTGDSGTDFSFVQ; this comes from the coding sequence atggaggccagagaagaggGCTTCCTTAAACAAAGGCAAGTCttgcttctctttgtttttctgggtGGGTCTCTGGCTGGGTCTGGATCTAGGCGCTATTCTGTGGCCGAGGAAAAAGAGAAGGGCTTCTTAATAGCCAATCTAGCGAAGGATCTGGGGCTCAGGGTAGAAGAACTGGCTGAAAGGAGAGCTCAGGCTATCTCCAAAGGGAACATGCAGTATTTTCAGCTCAGCCACCAGACCGGAGATTTGCTCCTGGTTGAGAAATTGGACCGGGAGGAGCTGTGCGGTTCCACAGAACCTTGTGTGCTGCACTTTCAGATATTGTTGCATAATCCTTTGCAGTTCATTACAAATGAGCTCGAGGTCATAGATATAAATGATAACGCTCCGGAGTTCTTTGAAAATGCAATGCAGCTTAAAGTCCTGGAAAGCTCCTCACCTGGGACAGTAATTCCTTTGGGAAATGCTGTGGACCTGGACGTGGGAAGAAACGGACTCCAGAACTACACGGTCTCTCCCCAGTCCCATTTCCACGTTCGCACCCGCCGTCGTAGGGATGGAAGAAAGTATCCAGAACTAGTGCTAGACAGAGCTCTGGATCGGGAGGAGCAGCCAGAGCTCAGTTTAACTCTCACAGCCCTGGATGGAGGATCCCCACCTCGGTCTGGCACTGCCCAGGTCCACATCCTGATCTTAGACATAAACGATAATGCCCCAGAATTTACACAGTCACTCtatgaggttcaagttctagagAAGAGCCCTGTTGGCTCTGTCATTGTCACGGTCTCAGCTTCTGACTTAGATGCGGGGAATTTTGGTGCAATATCCTATGTGTTTTTCCATGCTTCTGAAGAAATTCTCAAAACTTTTCAACTAAATCCCACTACTGGTGATATACAGTTAGTTAAGGCGTTGGATTACGAAACAATTAATACTTACGAAGTTGACATAGAGGCCAAAGATGGTGGTGGCCTTTCGGGAAAATGCACAGTCATAGTCCAGGTAGTTGATGTGAATGATAACCCACCAGAACTGACTTTGTCATCAGTTAACAGTCCTATCCCTGAGAATTCGGAAGAGACTGTggtggctgttttcagtgttgcTGATTTAGACTCTGGAGATAATGGTAAAGCGACCTGTTCCATCCAGAATGATCTCCCATTCATCCTGAAACCATCTGTAGAGAACTTCTACACTATAGTATCTGAGGGAgctctggacagagagagcagagctgaATACAACATCACCATCACAGTCACCGACATGGGCACACCCAGGCTCACAACACAGCACACCATAACAGTTCAGGTGTCTGACGTCAATGACAACTCTCCCGCCTTCACACAAACCTCCTACACCCTGTTTGTCCAGGAGAACAACAGCCCCGCCCTGCACATAGGCACCATCAGCGCCACAGACTCAGACTCAGGCTCCAATGCCCACATCACCTACTCTCTGCTGCCCACCCACGACCCGCAGCTGGCCCTCTCCTCAATCATCTCCATCAACGCAGAAAACGGGCAGCTGTTCGCGCTCAGGGCGCTGGACTACGAGGTCCTGAAGGTCTTCGAGTTCCACGTGGGCGCCACAGACCAAGGCTCTCCTGCGCTCAGCAGCCAGGCTCTGGTGCGAGTGCTGGTGCTGGACGCCAACGACAATGCGCCCTTCGTGCTCTACCCGCTGCAGAACGCCTCTGCACCCTATACAGAGCTGCTGCCCAGGGCGGCAGAGCCAGGCTACCTGGTCACCAAGGTGGTGGCAGTGGACCGAGACTCTGGCCAGAAtgcctggctgtccttccagCTGCTCAAGGCCACGGAGCCGGGGCTGTTCAGCGTGTGGGCTCACAACGGCGAGGTGCGCACCTCCAGGCTGCTGAGTGAGCGCGATGCTCCCAAGCACAGGCTGCTGCTGGTGGTCAAGGACAATGGAGATCCTCCAAGGTCTGCCAGTGTCACTCTGCATGTGCTGCTGGTGGATGGCTTCTCTCagccctacctgcctctgccagagGTGGCGCGCGACCCCGCCCAGGATGAGGACGTGCTCACACTGTACCTGGTCATTGCCTTGgcttctgtgtcttctctcttcttcttgtcTGTGCTGCTGTTCGTGGGGGTGAGGCTGTGCAGGAGGGCCAGGGCGGCCTCTCTGGGTGGCTGCTCTGTGCCTGAGGGACACTTTCCTGGTCACCTGGTGGATGTCAGCGGCACTGGGACCCTGTCCCAGAGCTACCAGTATGAAGTGTGTCTGACAGGAGATTCTGGGACAG